From a region of the Synechococcus sp. PCC 7502 genome:
- a CDS encoding LD-carboxypeptidase: protein MQPLLIPPALSSGLNAEASSGQKICVIAPSGALREPERFAQGLEIWRERGYKLQVPENIDRNWGYLAGTDSDRLQQFIQAWNDPECAAIITARGGYGCTRLLEKLVWQDLNPNPKWLIGFSDITALLWGLAVNLGIASVHGAVLTTLAAEPDWSTQKLFDWLEGKVQTITLGGTGWGLGKATGVLLAGNLNIATHLIGTSVFPDLDNVILAFEDVAESPYKVDRMLTQWRMLGLLEKVKGIAIGRFSRSEPFPNYPSFSMQEVWRDRLEDLNIPIVVDLPFGHDGTNVPLVIGAEAQLDGDTGLLSYWHTSY, encoded by the coding sequence ATGCAACCATTATTAATCCCACCAGCTTTAAGTTCGGGTTTAAATGCAGAAGCAAGCTCAGGGCAGAAAATTTGTGTAATTGCTCCCAGCGGAGCGTTGCGGGAACCAGAACGATTTGCCCAAGGTTTAGAGATTTGGCGAGAGCGGGGCTATAAACTCCAAGTTCCAGAAAATATTGATCGAAATTGGGGCTACTTGGCAGGGACAGATAGCGATCGCCTGCAACAATTTATCCAAGCATGGAATGATCCTGAATGTGCGGCAATTATTACTGCTCGTGGGGGCTATGGTTGCACTCGTCTCCTAGAAAAATTGGTTTGGCAAGATTTAAACCCTAATCCTAAATGGTTAATTGGGTTTTCTGATATTACGGCTTTGCTATGGGGGCTGGCGGTAAACTTAGGAATTGCCAGTGTGCATGGTGCCGTATTGACTACCTTAGCCGCAGAGCCAGATTGGTCAACCCAAAAGTTATTTGATTGGCTAGAGGGAAAAGTACAAACAATTACCCTTGGTGGTACAGGTTGGGGATTAGGCAAAGCTACGGGTGTCTTATTAGCAGGAAATTTGAATATTGCCACCCATTTAATTGGCACTTCGGTATTTCCAGACTTAGACAATGTGATCCTTGCCTTCGAGGATGTGGCAGAGTCGCCCTATAAAGTTGATCGAATGCTCACCCAATGGCGCATGTTAGGACTATTAGAAAAAGTTAAAGGTATTGCCATTGGTCGGTTTAGTCGTTCTGAACCATTTCCCAATTATCCCAGTTTCTCTATGCAGGAAGTTTGGCGCGATCGCCTCGAAGACCTAAATATTCCGATAGTTGTGGATTTACCCTTTGGGCATGATGGCACAAATGTACCTTTAGTAATTGGGGCTGAAGCTCAATTAGATGGGGATACTGGACTTTTAAGCTATTGGCACACTAGCTATTAA
- a CDS encoding glycosyltransferase family 2 protein has protein sequence MKISIITVCKNSQNHIEKSIQSVISQTYKNIEYIIIDGASDDKTCEIINKYKNHIHAFKSEPDHSLYEAMNKGLRLASGDFLYFLNSDDYIFDERVISDVVNFITKNPKSEFIYGNCQTRSPLGILSVYEPVEPKKILDEMLILGDFPIQAASFFKAELFTRFGNFSENYRIASDYEWYTRILNAQNVYLFYYPRIISSFYRGGLSSDFRKVFPEVWAIQDKALVYQTDYWKKQRVIKLQELIIKTEQLTKEANLLAANRQNIINVISIFNQSFNRIYQSNKFNLNNRNN, from the coding sequence ATGAAAATTTCAATTATTACTGTATGTAAAAATTCCCAAAATCATATTGAAAAATCCATTCAAAGCGTAATTTCTCAAACCTATAAAAACATTGAATATATAATTATAGATGGAGCTTCTGACGATAAAACTTGTGAAATAATTAATAAATATAAAAACCATATTCACGCTTTTAAAAGTGAGCCAGATCATAGTCTATATGAAGCCATGAATAAAGGTCTTAGGTTGGCATCAGGAGATTTTTTATATTTTTTAAACTCTGATGACTATATTTTCGATGAACGAGTAATTAGTGATGTTGTAAATTTTATTACTAAAAATCCGAAATCTGAATTCATCTATGGTAACTGCCAAACTCGATCACCTCTGGGAATATTATCAGTCTATGAACCAGTGGAGCCTAAGAAGATTCTTGATGAAATGCTAATTTTAGGAGATTTTCCGATTCAAGCAGCATCATTTTTTAAAGCTGAATTATTCACGAGATTTGGTAATTTTAGTGAAAATTATAGAATTGCTTCTGATTATGAATGGTACACCAGAATTTTAAATGCACAAAATGTCTATTTATTTTATTATCCAAGAATAATTTCTTCATTTTATCGAGGCGGGTTATCCAGTGATTTTCGTAAAGTCTTCCCAGAAGTATGGGCTATTCAGGATAAAGCATTAGTTTATCAAACTGACTATTGGAAAAAACAAAGAGTGATTAAATTGCAAGAATTAATCATTAAAACTGAACAACTAACAAAAGAAGCTAATTTATTAGCAGCTAATCGTCAAAATATTATTAACGTTATTAGTATATTTAACCAAAGCTTTAATAGAATTTATCAATCTAATAAATTTAATCTCAACAACAGAAATAATTAA
- the aroH gene encoding chorismate mutase, with protein MGWRVRGVRGATTVEANTVEAVSAAVLELMTAIEEKNQIDPKEIVSVTFSVTPDIDVIFPAQIARSRRDWEYVPLIDVQQMYVKGGLSKCIRVLLHVNSCLEQSKIQHIYLNGARDLRPDLASINSTHKPELNTG; from the coding sequence GTGGGCTGGCGAGTGAGAGGAGTAAGAGGGGCAACAACCGTAGAAGCAAATACGGTAGAGGCAGTGAGTGCGGCTGTACTAGAACTGATGACGGCGATCGAAGAAAAAAATCAAATTGATCCCAAGGAAATTGTGAGCGTTACTTTCTCAGTTACCCCTGATATTGATGTTATCTTTCCTGCTCAAATTGCTCGTTCTCGCAGGGATTGGGAATATGTACCTTTGATTGATGTACAGCAAATGTATGTAAAAGGTGGGCTGAGTAAGTGTATTCGTGTATTGCTTCACGTTAATAGCTGTTTAGAACAATCAAAAATTCAGCATATTTATCTAAATGGGGCGAGAGATTTACGTCCCGATCTGGCATCAATAAATTCCACACATAAACCTGAGCTTAATACGGGGTAA
- a CDS encoding LapA family protein, translating into MKQINFLVLFLFTMALVLFALENTGAATIQIIPGTTFDAPLSVELIVAMGIGATIAWVFSVWTGIQNAIATVGKNKQIQNLQRKVSELSIQVEERNKILTSSTSTASVIDVESEEKTNQA; encoded by the coding sequence ATGAAACAAATTAACTTTTTAGTACTATTTTTGTTCACCATGGCATTGGTTCTATTTGCCCTAGAGAATACAGGGGCAGCCACAATTCAAATCATCCCTGGCACCACATTTGATGCTCCCCTTAGTGTAGAACTAATTGTTGCTATGGGAATTGGAGCTACGATCGCTTGGGTATTTAGTGTATGGACAGGTATTCAAAATGCGATCGCCACTGTGGGGAAAAACAAACAAATTCAAAACCTACAAAGAAAAGTATCAGAACTATCAATTCAAGTGGAAGAGCGGAATAAAATTTTGACCTCATCAACATCTACAGCATCAGTAATTGATGTGGAATCAGAAGAAAAAACTAATCAAGCATAA
- a CDS encoding NAD(+) kinase translates to MPKAGIIFNDSKPVAEKAALEIKSWLTNQGWEVLITTGQGGILGYGKPNSPACHTPIKSLVPSGFDQDMSFAISLGGDGTVLSAFRQIAPKGIPLLTINTGHMGFLTEIYLSHLHEALEQMISGSYVVEQRSMIAVQVFDRVGLIWEALSLNEMVLHREPLTSMCHFEITIGKHTPVDVAADGVIISTPTGSTAYALSAGGPVIEPGIPVLQLVPICPHSMASRALVFSNTEKVIVKPANQHRLVLVVDGNAGCYVYPDYHVKVERSPYAARFIRLERGEFLRVLREKLGWGLPHISKPTSVELP, encoded by the coding sequence GTGCCAAAAGCAGGCATTATATTCAACGATTCCAAACCAGTTGCCGAAAAAGCAGCCCTAGAGATCAAATCATGGTTAACTAATCAAGGCTGGGAAGTACTGATTACAACTGGGCAGGGAGGTATTTTGGGCTATGGTAAACCCAACAGTCCCGCCTGTCATACACCGATTAAGAGCTTAGTGCCATCAGGCTTTGATCAAGATATGTCCTTTGCTATTTCCCTAGGCGGAGATGGAACTGTCCTGTCAGCATTTAGGCAAATTGCCCCTAAAGGTATTCCCCTCTTAACCATTAATACTGGACACATGGGCTTTTTAACGGAAATTTATCTTTCCCACTTGCATGAGGCTCTAGAACAGATGATCAGTGGCAGCTATGTGGTTGAACAACGATCAATGATTGCCGTCCAAGTATTTGATCGAGTTGGGCTAATTTGGGAAGCTTTATCGTTAAATGAAATGGTGTTGCATCGAGAACCATTAACTAGTATGTGCCATTTTGAAATTACGATTGGCAAGCATACTCCCGTAGATGTGGCGGCGGATGGGGTAATTATTTCTACGCCCACGGGTTCCACCGCCTATGCTCTATCAGCGGGCGGTCCAGTGATAGAACCCGGAATTCCTGTTTTACAGTTGGTGCCAATTTGCCCACATTCCATGGCTTCAAGGGCATTGGTTTTTTCTAATACGGAAAAAGTCATCGTTAAGCCTGCAAATCAACACCGTTTAGTTTTGGTGGTGGATGGTAACGCTGGATGTTATGTTTATCCTGACTATCACGTTAAGGTGGAGCGATCGCCCTACGCAGCCCGATTTATTCGCTTAGAACGAGGAGAGTTTTTGCGGGTACTTAGGGAAAAACTAGGCTGGGGCTTACCCCATATTTCTAAGCCAACTTCGGTGGAGTTACCCTAA
- a CDS encoding DUF6679 family protein, which translates to MLHRKIYQLCEAKSDVWIYLRDQGRWLERAKILDIEGDIVTLRYETEDEDEVSSWEEMVRLESIGAVTQKLASVPRGYVSSQDILTSDECPESEQIKHRPDISD; encoded by the coding sequence ATGCTACATCGCAAAATCTATCAACTGTGCGAAGCCAAAAGCGATGTGTGGATTTATCTAAGGGATCAAGGGCGTTGGTTAGAAAGAGCAAAAATTTTAGATATAGAGGGTGACATAGTTACTCTACGCTACGAAACCGAAGATGAAGATGAAGTATCTTCGTGGGAAGAAATGGTAAGGCTGGAAAGTATTGGAGCTGTAACCCAAAAATTAGCTTCTGTACCGAGGGGATATGTTTCATCTCAAGATATTTTAACTTCCGACGAATGTCCAGAGTCTGAGCAAATTAAGCACCGACCAGACATTTCCGATTAG
- a CDS encoding glycosyltransferase family 2 protein, giving the protein MKISIITVCRNSEKTIETTIKSVVSQTYKDIEYIIIDGNSKDRTKDIVLSYGDRISKFVSEPDKCLWEAMNKGIKLATGDFLYFINSDDYIFDENVIGDVVTFIKERPDADFVYGDIEVRTPPHKPVIQKSPYPIEIVESMVIGCSIPHAGSFIKPYLFEKIGLYNENYKIGSDYEWVTKLMQDQTLKLFYMPRVIASFFSGGLSGNIKENLTEMFEIQNNVPIYQSDFWIARRLVAIQKIYACKYEELLEARTLADERFAFIEASTLGKLLLSVKKAIKALKS; this is encoded by the coding sequence ATGAAAATTTCGATTATTACTGTTTGTAGAAATTCTGAGAAAACTATTGAAACAACTATCAAAAGCGTAGTTTCTCAGACATACAAAGATATTGAGTACATTATTATTGATGGAAACTCGAAAGATAGAACCAAAGATATAGTCTTAAGCTACGGCGATCGCATTAGCAAATTTGTGAGTGAACCCGATAAATGTCTATGGGAAGCCATGAATAAAGGGATTAAACTCGCAACAGGAGATTTTTTATACTTTATAAATTCAGATGACTATATCTTTGACGAAAATGTCATTGGTGATGTCGTTACTTTTATTAAAGAAAGACCTGATGCTGATTTTGTCTATGGTGATATTGAAGTTAGGACACCACCCCATAAACCAGTTATTCAAAAGTCTCCTTATCCAATCGAAATCGTTGAATCTATGGTTATTGGCTGTAGTATTCCCCATGCAGGTAGTTTTATAAAACCTTATTTATTTGAAAAAATCGGTCTTTATAACGAAAACTATAAAATTGGCTCTGATTACGAATGGGTAACTAAATTAATGCAAGATCAAACTCTTAAATTATTTTATATGCCAAGAGTAATTGCTTCATTTTTCTCAGGTGGATTGTCTGGTAATATCAAAGAAAATCTTACTGAAATGTTTGAGATTCAAAATAATGTTCCTATATATCAATCTGATTTCTGGATTGCAAGGCGGCTAGTAGCTATTCAGAAAATATATGCATGTAAATACGAGGAATTATTAGAAGCACGCACACTAGCTGATGAACGTTTTGCTTTTATTGAAGCATCAACCTTAGGTAAATTATTACTTTCAGTAAAAAAAGCTATAAAGGCATTAAAAAGCTAA
- a CDS encoding pyridoxal phosphate-dependent aminotransferase, translated as MNLANRVGLVTPSLTLAIDAKAKSLRASGVDVCSFAAGEPDFDTPNHIKAAAKLALDQGKTKYTAAAGIIELRQAIADKLLRDNQLSYTPDQIIVTNGGKHSLYNLMMALLNAGDEVIIPVPFWVSYPEMVKLAQGIPKLILTNEANGYKITPEQLEAAITPRTKLFVLNSPSNPTGMVYSPEEIKALAEVLLRHEQVFVVSDEIYEKIIYDEAKHFSIGAVSPEIFARTIISSGFAKAYSMTGWRVGYLAGAKEIIKAATLIQGHSTSNICTFAQYGAIAALNESQDCVEEMRLSFAAKREVMYQGLMQIPNLTCLKPDGAFYLFPNTTKLGLSSMEFAEKLLEQQQVAIIPGIAFGVDTNVRLSYATDVETIKKGCDRISKFVQSIT; from the coding sequence ATGAATTTGGCAAATCGAGTCGGTCTAGTTACGCCCTCTTTGACCTTAGCAATTGATGCCAAGGCGAAATCCTTACGGGCAAGTGGTGTAGATGTATGTAGCTTTGCCGCAGGGGAGCCAGACTTTGATACCCCAAATCATATAAAAGCAGCTGCTAAACTAGCATTAGATCAAGGTAAAACTAAATATACCGCCGCCGCAGGGATTATCGAACTCCGACAGGCGATCGCTGACAAACTGCTTCGAGATAATCAATTAAGCTATACCCCAGACCAAATTATTGTCACCAATGGTGGTAAGCATTCCCTTTATAACTTGATGATGGCTTTGTTGAATGCAGGAGATGAGGTAATTATTCCTGTCCCGTTTTGGGTGAGCTATCCAGAGATGGTGAAGTTAGCACAGGGCATCCCGAAACTGATCCTAACCAATGAGGCTAATGGCTATAAGATTACACCTGAACAACTTGAGGCAGCAATTACGCCGAGAACTAAGCTATTTGTGCTTAATTCGCCTTCAAATCCTACGGGTATGGTCTATAGCCCTGAAGAGATTAAGGCATTAGCAGAAGTATTATTGCGGCATGAGCAGGTATTTGTCGTATCTGACGAAATTTATGAAAAGATTATTTACGATGAAGCCAAGCACTTTAGCATTGGGGCAGTTAGTCCCGAAATTTTTGCCCGTACGATTATTAGTAGTGGTTTTGCCAAAGCTTATTCCATGACTGGCTGGCGAGTGGGGTACTTGGCGGGAGCTAAAGAAATTATTAAGGCAGCAACTTTAATCCAAGGACATAGCACCTCTAATATTTGTACCTTTGCTCAGTACGGGGCGATCGCTGCTTTGAACGAATCCCAAGACTGTGTGGAAGAGATGCGTCTATCTTTTGCCGCTAAACGGGAAGTGATGTATCAAGGGTTAATGCAAATCCCTAACCTGACTTGTTTAAAGCCCGATGGTGCTTTTTATCTGTTTCCTAACACTACCAAACTTGGCTTGAGTTCTATGGAATTTGCTGAAAAACTATTAGAGCAACAACAGGTGGCAATTATTCCTGGGATTGCTTTTGGGGTTGATACTAATGTTAGGCTTTCCTATGCTACGGATGTTGAGACGATCAAAAAGGGCTGCGATCGCATTAGTAAATTCGTACAGTCCATTACTTAA
- a CDS encoding glycosyltransferase family 1 protein, whose protein sequence is MRILIDGTPIKSNPSGVGLHLLNLIHWLYILQDRNSLNFSYEMGISYQPGLKNWLKGKQIFPDLINSYPNLYSLPIPVRLVNPFLLYAPTLFCNCFEPTLGYPDIIHGTNYLVYPFKRSLKILNIYDLTFIKYPEYVDAVVGKYFAVVKQCLTWTDLIISSSESIKQDIIEYLSFPAERIHVTPLASRYNHKFIENFKPEILTSSFANYDFTKPYILFVSTIEPRKNIKALITAFNSLKQKYKIEHNLVLIGQKGWNYTPIFEAIANSAYTHNIYHLDYLSDELVAAFYAKADVFVYPSHYEGFGLPILEAMTLGAPVITSNVSSMPEVGGNAAVLIDPNNSEELAESILKVISDRNFRNELITKGQERAKAFSWEKTALATLEGYQKVLR, encoded by the coding sequence ATGAGAATTTTAATTGATGGTACACCTATTAAATCTAATCCCAGTGGAGTAGGTTTGCATTTATTGAATTTAATCCATTGGTTATATATCTTACAAGATAGAAATTCTCTTAATTTTAGCTATGAAATGGGAATATCCTATCAACCTGGATTAAAAAATTGGCTTAAAGGTAAGCAGATTTTTCCTGACCTTATTAATTCTTATCCCAATCTTTATAGCTTACCTATTCCTGTTAGATTAGTGAATCCATTTTTACTATATGCTCCAACATTATTTTGCAATTGTTTTGAACCTACTCTAGGTTATCCAGATATAATTCATGGGACAAATTATTTAGTTTATCCATTTAAAAGAAGTCTTAAGATATTAAATATTTATGATTTAACCTTTATTAAGTATCCTGAGTATGTTGATGCTGTTGTTGGCAAATATTTTGCAGTTGTTAAGCAATGTCTTACTTGGACTGATTTAATAATTTCTAGTTCTGAGAGTATTAAGCAAGATATTATTGAATACTTAAGTTTTCCCGCAGAACGCATCCATGTTACCCCTTTAGCTAGTAGATATAATCATAAATTTATTGAAAATTTTAAGCCTGAGATATTGACTTCATCATTCGCCAATTACGATTTTACTAAACCATATATCTTATTTGTCAGCACTATCGAACCTCGAAAAAATATTAAGGCTTTAATTACAGCCTTTAACTCACTAAAGCAAAAATATAAGATTGAGCATAACCTAGTTTTAATTGGACAAAAGGGTTGGAACTATACACCTATATTTGAGGCGATCGCTAACTCTGCATACACACACAATATTTATCACCTAGACTATCTTTCCGACGAATTAGTCGCAGCTTTCTATGCTAAAGCAGATGTTTTTGTTTATCCGTCTCACTATGAAGGATTTGGCTTACCGATTTTAGAAGCTATGACGTTGGGTGCACCAGTGATTACATCTAATGTTTCGTCAATGCCAGAGGTGGGAGGAAATGCAGCAGTATTAATTGATCCTAATAATTCTGAAGAATTAGCTGAAAGTATTTTAAAAGTAATTAGCGATCGCAATTTCAGAAATGAACTAATTACAAAAGGACAGGAAAGAGCTAAAGCCTTCTCATGGGAAAAAACTGCCCTAGCAACCCTAGAAGGCTATCAAAAAGTATTAAGGTGA
- a CDS encoding NFACT family protein, which produces MQPVDLTTLVAICHELQNSLPAKLEQVYQSDRHTIYLALRTLEQKLWLLISWHPQTARIHLSLPPPPYPDTFTFSQQIWHQVTGLALVAIAPVSPWERVIDLQFAKRPHDPIQAHLYIEIMGKYSNVILVNGDGDIVTASHQVSSKQSRVRPIQTGDRYELPPALVEDIPTLSESLELWGDRLRLIPQPILRSLVTNYRGVSSSLGRSLLTIAGIDSNTSTDKLSPQDWQNLYQAWQQWLQCLESKQFFPELTTDGYTVIGTYNFSDLSYENLKYEKYESVNELVQDYYGKITTKQEFQQLYDQVNQILQTHFKKLNAKAQSFQERLEQSDQAELIKTHADLLMAHIVDWEQGDTSITIKDFHSLAPVTIPLDPQQNIIQNAQSLYKKYQKQKRAKLAIAPLLEAVNQEIHYLQQVYTAVSHLEAGDLKSLQEVHQELVQQGYLTSDRSTHQNIKSQGKNQKSRQKAETVLNCHRFKSPSGFEIWVGRNNYQNDQLTFKLANDYDLWLHTQEIPGSHVLLRLEPGTVAEAQDLQTAANLAAYYSQARQSDQVPVVFTKPKHVFKPKGAKPGMVIYRQEQIVWGQPADVVPLL; this is translated from the coding sequence ATGCAGCCCGTTGATCTAACCACTTTAGTGGCAATTTGTCATGAACTTCAAAACTCTCTACCCGCTAAGTTAGAGCAGGTTTATCAAAGCGATCGCCACACTATTTATTTGGCACTAAGAACTTTAGAACAGAAACTATGGTTACTAATTTCTTGGCATCCCCAAACCGCCAGAATTCACCTAAGTTTACCGCCACCACCATACCCCGATACATTTACCTTTAGCCAACAGATTTGGCACCAAGTTACAGGGTTGGCATTGGTAGCGATCGCCCCAGTTAGTCCGTGGGAAAGAGTTATTGATTTGCAATTTGCTAAACGCCCTCATGATCCGATCCAAGCGCACCTGTACATTGAAATTATGGGTAAGTACAGCAATGTCATTTTAGTGAATGGGGATGGAGATATTGTTACTGCTTCCCATCAAGTTAGTAGCAAGCAATCACGGGTACGTCCAATTCAAACGGGCGATCGCTACGAGTTACCCCCTGCCTTGGTTGAAGATATTCCCACCCTATCGGAGTCGCTAGAATTATGGGGCGATCGCTTAAGATTAATTCCCCAGCCAATTTTGAGAAGTTTGGTGACTAATTATCGTGGTGTCAGTTCATCCTTGGGGCGATCGCTATTGACCATAGCAGGAATTGATAGTAATACCAGTACAGATAAACTTAGTCCTCAGGACTGGCAAAATCTCTATCAAGCTTGGCAGCAATGGCTACAGTGTTTAGAATCCAAGCAATTTTTCCCTGAGCTAACTACAGATGGTTACACAGTGATCGGGACTTATAATTTTTCTGATTTAAGCTATGAAAATTTAAAGTATGAAAAGTACGAAAGCGTTAATGAGTTAGTGCAAGACTATTACGGCAAAATTACGACAAAACAAGAATTTCAGCAGCTTTACGATCAAGTTAATCAAATTCTACAAACTCATTTCAAAAAATTAAATGCTAAGGCACAGTCATTTCAAGAACGCCTAGAGCAATCTGATCAAGCTGAACTGATTAAAACCCATGCTGATTTACTCATGGCTCATATTGTCGACTGGGAACAGGGAGATACCTCAATTACGATTAAGGACTTTCATAGCCTTGCACCCGTGACAATTCCCCTAGACCCGCAGCAAAATATCATTCAAAATGCCCAGTCACTATATAAAAAATATCAAAAACAAAAACGGGCAAAATTAGCGATCGCTCCATTACTAGAGGCAGTCAATCAAGAAATTCATTATCTCCAACAGGTATATACGGCTGTATCTCATTTAGAAGCAGGGGATTTAAAATCTCTCCAAGAAGTACATCAAGAGTTAGTTCAACAAGGATATTTGACAAGCGATCGCTCTACTCATCAAAATATCAAATCCCAAGGTAAAAATCAGAAATCTAGGCAAAAAGCGGAAACGGTTCTTAACTGTCATCGCTTCAAGAGTCCCAGTGGCTTTGAAATTTGGGTTGGACGAAATAACTATCAAAATGATCAACTCACCTTCAAACTCGCCAACGACTATGATCTATGGCTACACACCCAAGAAATTCCGGGTAGCCATGTCCTTTTACGACTAGAACCCGGAACGGTAGCCGAAGCTCAAGACTTGCAAACAGCCGCAAATCTGGCAGCATACTATAGTCAAGCTCGGCAAAGCGATCAAGTACCTGTAGTGTTTACAAAGCCCAAGCATGTCTTTAAGCCCAAAGGCGCTAAACCCGGAATGGTCATTTATCGACAGGAGCAAATTGTTTGGGGACAACCTGCCGATGTAGTACCGCTTTTGTAG